A region from the Microcella frigidaquae genome encodes:
- the ybeY gene encoding rRNA maturation RNase YbeY: MAVEINNESGIPVDEASLQRLALHAFEHLNVHRDAELAIVLVDEAAIEQLHVQWMDEPGPTDVLSFPMDELRPGSDDEPTPPGLLGDIVLCPQVAIQQAEAAGHSTQDELLLLTTHGILHLLGFDHAEPEDEKEMFGIQRDILVSFALDERRRRR, from the coding sequence GTGGCCGTCGAGATCAACAACGAGTCGGGCATCCCCGTCGATGAGGCGTCGCTGCAGCGCCTCGCCCTGCACGCCTTCGAGCACCTCAACGTGCATCGCGACGCCGAGCTCGCGATCGTGCTCGTCGACGAGGCCGCGATCGAGCAGCTGCACGTGCAGTGGATGGACGAGCCCGGCCCGACCGACGTGCTGAGCTTCCCGATGGACGAGCTGCGCCCCGGCAGCGACGACGAGCCGACCCCGCCCGGGCTGCTCGGCGACATCGTGCTCTGCCCGCAGGTCGCCATTCAGCAGGCCGAGGCCGCCGGTCACTCGACCCAGGACGAGCTGCTTCTGCTGACCACCCACGGCATCCTGCACCTGCTCGGGTTCGACCACGCCGAGCCGGAGGACGAGAAGGAGATGTTCGGCATCCAGCGCGACATCCTCGTGAGCTTCGCCCTCGACGAGCGGAGGCGGCGCCGGTGA